The DNA segment GTCCATCGTGGCCTGCAACGCTTCACGCTCCGGCGAAAACCAAAAGCCATTATAAACCATTTCTGCATACTTAGGGATTAAACTGTCTCTCAAATGCATGGTCTCTCTATCCATGCACAAGCCTTCCAGGTCACGGCGGGCTACATATAGAATTGTCCCACCTGGAGTCTCATAAACACCCCTGGATTTCATCCCCACGAACCTGTTCTCCACCATATCCACCCGGCCAATACCATGTTTTCCACCCAACTTGTTAAGTTTTTTAATAAGTCTCGCCGGGCTTAAGCGCTCTCCGTTTACAGCCACGGGATCACCCTTTTCAAACTCAATACTTATGATCTCTGGTTCGTCCGGGGCCTTTTCCGGTGGAACGGCTAACAAATAAGTCCCGGGCCCTGGTTCTGCCCATGGATCTTCCAGTTCCCCTCCTTCAAAGGAAAGGTGTAAAAGGTTACGATCACAGCTATAGGGTTTTTCTTTGGTCACTGGCACGGGGATACCGTTTTCCCGGGCAAATTTTAAAAGCTCTGTCCTGGAGTTTAAATCCCATTCACGCCAGGGAGCAATAGTTTTCAACTCCGGTGCAAGGGCCATAACCGTCAGTTCAAAACGCACCTGATCATTTCCTTTTCCGGTTGCACCATGGGCCACTGCCTGGGCTCCCTCTTGCCTGGCTATCTCAACCATCCTCTTTGCAATTAACGGCCTGGCAATGGAGGTGCCCAAAAGATATCTCCCTTCATAGATTGCCCCGGCCCGAAACATGGGAAAAATAAAATCCCTGGCAAACTCTTCCTGTAAATCTTCAATATAGACCTTGGATGCTCCTGTTGCCATGGCCTTCTCTTCAAGGCCGGTCAACTCCTCTTCCTGACCCAGATCAGCAGTAAAGGTTATTACTTCACAGGCATAGGTCTTTTGAATCCATTTCAAAATAACCGAAGTGTCCAACCCTCCTGAATAGGCAAGAACAACTTTCTTTATCTCTCGCATCCATCCTCCCAAGTAATATTTAAAAAGTTAAGAAATTAAAATTGTTAAAAG comes from the Desulfovulcanus ferrireducens genome and includes:
- a CDS encoding argininosuccinate synthase; protein product: MREIKKVVLAYSGGLDTSVILKWIQKTYACEVITFTADLGQEEELTGLEEKAMATGASKVYIEDLQEEFARDFIFPMFRAGAIYEGRYLLGTSIARPLIAKRMVEIARQEGAQAVAHGATGKGNDQVRFELTVMALAPELKTIAPWREWDLNSRTELLKFARENGIPVPVTKEKPYSCDRNLLHLSFEGGELEDPWAEPGPGTYLLAVPPEKAPDEPEIISIEFEKGDPVAVNGERLSPARLIKKLNKLGGKHGIGRVDMVENRFVGMKSRGVYETPGGTILYVARRDLEGLCMDRETMHLRDSLIPKYAEMVYNGFWFSPEREALQATMDKAQEYITGEVRLKLYKGGVYPLGRRSPYSLYQADLATFEEDEVYNQKDAAGFIRLQGLRLLTRKG